The sequence AATTCAAGGTCCCACATTCAAGATATACGTACACTAAAAAAGCGGATATTTTACAGCATAAGCAATTAAAGTTGCTCTCTACCTCAGAAGAAGCGGGGGTCTTTTTAGTCAAACATACAACAGATCGACAATATTTTTTGACAGGTCATCTTGAGTATGGACGGATGACATTAGCGAATGAATATCAAAGAGATCTTAAAAAAAAGGATGAACCGACCGTTCCAGAACATTATTTTGTAAAAAATCAGCTAGATTCCAGACCGCCCTTTTTATGGAAAAGCGCAGCTTCATTATTTTTTAGTAACTGGCTTAATCATATTGTGTACCCGGATACACCATTTGAACTCACCAAACTAGAAAAACTTCAATTAGAAGAGGGAGATTTTTAAAATGTTAGGGTTAGAGGAATATTTCAATGCGCAAGAGACCAGCGTATCCAACTTGTTTTTTCAATATTATAAAAAGTTAAATTTGAATGAAGTAGAGCTTGTGGTTTTTTTGCAACTTTTGTCCTTTCAGCAAAAAGGCAATAATTTCCCAGATTTAAAAATTATTGCTGAGTATATGAATTTAGAGATTGAGACGATTTTTCAAGTTATTCAAGCGCTGATATCAAAAAAAATGCTAGCACTTGAAACGACTAAAGATCAAGAAGGAAAGACCAAAGATCAGTATAATTTGACACCAATATTTGAAAGAATTGCCGCATGTATGGCGCAAACAAATAGAAAAATGGAATTCCAAAAAGAAAAGACAAACACACAAAACCTTTATCAGTTATTTGAAAGAGAGTTTTCTAGACCGCTCTCCCCTATTGAACTTGAAACGATTAGCCTATGGTTAGATGAAGATCAGTATCAGCCGGAAATGATTCAATTAGCACTTAGAGAAGCGGTTTTGAATCAGGCATATAGTTTGAAGTATATAGATCGAATTTTGCTGACATGGGAAAGAAGAGGCATTACAACGAAAGAACAAGTTGTTCAAGAGCAAAAAAAGAGAAAACGTCAAATCTTAGAAAAAGAATTGAGCGTGGAAGAAGCAGAAGAATTACCACAGGTTCCCTTATATAATTGGCTCAATCCAGAAGATAATTAAAAGAAATAAGGAGAAGACATGTTATCAAAAG is a genomic window of Vagococcus entomophilus containing:
- a CDS encoding DnaD domain protein, whose amino-acid sequence is MLGLEEYFNAQETSVSNLFFQYYKKLNLNEVELVVFLQLLSFQQKGNNFPDLKIIAEYMNLEIETIFQVIQALISKKMLALETTKDQEGKTKDQYNLTPIFERIAACMAQTNRKMEFQKEKTNTQNLYQLFEREFSRPLSPIELETISLWLDEDQYQPEMIQLALREAVLNQAYSLKYIDRILLTWERRGITTKEQVVQEQKKRKRQILEKELSVEEAEELPQVPLYNWLNPEDN